The proteins below come from a single Methanolobus chelungpuianus genomic window:
- a CDS encoding J domain-containing protein, with protein MSVPDYYSVLGMSPGASQEELKKRYRALMTKYHPDLNHAPGAEERSKRINEAYGILSDPEKRARYDRSFHLHSPGFTAPWGSYGSAYGNPDEGNNYSNFRNHSYGNFTYRTYTYRRGPGSPKTAGSTGFHGMLLRSVLKVAALLAVLWLLVHFFVLFVFLAFMMMLIYLVCIVLGQLLAIFLGRR; from the coding sequence ATGAGTGTGCCTGATTATTACTCTGTTCTGGGAATGTCTCCGGGTGCTTCGCAGGAGGAGCTCAAGAAAAGATATCGTGCTCTGATGACCAAATATCATCCGGATCTGAATCATGCTCCCGGCGCTGAGGAACGCTCCAAGCGGATAAACGAGGCCTACGGCATACTTTCAGATCCCGAGAAGCGAGCCAGGTATGACCGCAGTTTCCATCTTCACTCTCCGGGATTCACAGCACCCTGGGGAAGTTATGGCAGCGCTTACGGCAACCCGGATGAAGGTAACAATTACAGCAATTTCCGGAATCATTCCTATGGGAATTTCACTTACAGGACCTATACATACCGGAGGGGTCCCGGCAGCCCGAAAACTGCAGGCAGCACAGGTTTCCACGGGATGTTGCTTCGCTCTGTACTCAAAGTGGCAGCTTTGTTAGCGGTCCTGTGGCTATTGGTGCATTTCTTTGTGCTTTTCGTGTTCCTGGCATTCATGATGATGCTGATCTACCTTGTATGTATCGTCCTGGGACAGCTCCTGGCTATCTTTTTAGGCAGGCGGTGA
- the cutA gene encoding divalent-cation tolerance protein CutA: MHIEIHTTTKDMDEARKIASALVERKLAACVNMYPVTSVYRWQGKVEEEEEIALSIKSTSERLEEIRRSIRAMHSYDLPAITFQEIKGDHDYMIWISDSTH; encoded by the coding sequence ATGCATATAGAGATTCACACTACAACAAAAGATATGGATGAGGCAAGGAAAATAGCCTCAGCCCTTGTGGAGAGAAAACTTGCGGCATGCGTCAACATGTATCCCGTCACTTCAGTTTACAGGTGGCAGGGAAAAGTAGAGGAAGAGGAAGAGATCGCACTTTCGATCAAGAGCACTTCTGAAAGACTGGAGGAGATCAGGAGAAGTATCCGTGCCATGCACAGCTATGATCTTCCGGCGATCACTTTTCAGGAGATCAAGGGCGACCATGATTACATGATATGGATCAGCGATTCCACCCACTGA
- a CDS encoding DUF6141 family protein — protein MDSHEHVLFREEQKFNQLWLWVLVLVPVSIAWYAAIEQLVFGSPFGGNPASDSSTFLSLVLFGILLPLFMSSLRLVTEVRGDGLYIRFRPFHGSYRKFPFDSILSCKVQTYRPVRDYGGWGIRYGIRGKAYNVSGSKGLMLEFVNGKKLLIGSQQAEEFAAAMPCSSEA, from the coding sequence ATGGATTCGCATGAGCATGTTCTTTTCAGGGAGGAGCAGAAGTTCAACCAGCTATGGCTCTGGGTACTTGTACTTGTGCCCGTGTCAATAGCATGGTATGCTGCCATAGAACAGCTGGTATTTGGAAGCCCCTTTGGCGGTAATCCTGCATCTGACAGTAGCACTTTCCTATCCCTGGTGCTTTTTGGCATACTCCTGCCTCTCTTCATGTCTTCTCTGCGCCTGGTGACAGAGGTCCGCGGGGACGGGCTGTATATTCGCTTCCGTCCTTTCCACGGGTCGTACAGGAAATTCCCCTTCGACAGCATCCTGTCCTGCAAGGTGCAAACCTATCGGCCTGTCAGGGATTACGGGGGATGGGGCATACGCTACGGAATAAGAGGAAAGGCTTACAATGTGAGCGGTAGCAAAGGGCTTATGCTGGAGTTCGTGAACGGCAAGAAACTGCTTATTGGCTCGCAACAGGCTGAAGAGTTCGCAGCAGCCATGCCCTGCAGTTCCGAAGCCTGA
- a CDS encoding response regulator, with protein sequence MAQILVIEDNPVNMELTVDLLTARGYTVAQAEDGFIALEMLKHEKFSLILLDIQLPRMDGLELLSIIRGDENTRDIPVIALTAHSMRGDHERFIEAGCNDYISKPIDIRSFWDKVQFYIERRAV encoded by the coding sequence ATGGCCCAAATACTAGTGATAGAGGATAATCCTGTAAATATGGAGCTGACAGTTGACCTGCTGACAGCTCGCGGATACACTGTGGCGCAGGCTGAGGACGGATTCATTGCACTTGAGATGCTGAAGCATGAGAAGTTCAGTCTTATACTGCTGGACATACAGTTGCCGAGAATGGACGGCCTGGAACTGCTCTCCATCATCAGGGGCGACGAGAACACCAGGGATATCCCCGTAATAGCCCTGACCGCCCACTCCATGCGGGGAGACCATGAGCGTTTCATAGAGGCAGGATGCAATGATTATATATCAAAACCCATCGACATCCGGAGCTTCTGGGATAAGGTGCAGTTCTACATTGAAAGGCGGGCCGTGTGA
- a CDS encoding NAD(P)H-dependent oxidoreductase: MKILYIFAHPEPRSFNSAMKEAALRTLDEQGHEVKLSDLFAMDFKPVLDRRDFLQPKRTDVFNPFMEQMHASKKGTFSKDIMDEMEKVTWVDILIFQFPIYFTGFPAMIKGWIDRVFAAGFAFNPATGSMYEAGLLRGKKAMLVMTAGADEALYSKGGAHGDINELLRYITHCTLGYTGLEVLPSYIVFGAGKMSEERVRSEISSYIERLRSLAQYAQKN; the protein is encoded by the coding sequence ATGAAGATACTATACATATTCGCACATCCGGAACCGAGATCATTTAACTCGGCAATGAAGGAAGCGGCCTTGCGCACACTTGATGAGCAGGGTCATGAGGTGAAGCTCTCGGACCTGTTTGCCATGGACTTCAAGCCGGTGCTTGACAGGCGCGATTTCCTGCAGCCAAAAAGGACAGATGTCTTCAACCCATTTATGGAACAGATGCATGCCAGCAAGAAAGGCACATTTTCCAAGGACATCATGGACGAAATGGAAAAAGTAACATGGGTTGACATTCTCATATTCCAGTTCCCTATTTACTTCACCGGCTTCCCTGCCATGATAAAGGGATGGATCGACAGGGTCTTTGCAGCAGGTTTTGCCTTTAACCCCGCAACCGGGAGTATGTACGAAGCGGGTCTGCTCAGAGGTAAAAAAGCCATGCTTGTAATGACAGCAGGTGCAGACGAAGCATTATATTCCAAAGGAGGAGCTCACGGGGACATAAACGAACTGCTCAGGTATATCACTCATTGTACGCTTGGGTACACGGGACTTGAAGTATTGCCTTCTTATATCGTCTTTGGAGCCGGAAAGATGTCAGAGGAGAGGGTAAGGTCAGAGATCAGCTCATACATTGAAAGACTTCGGTCACTGGCGCAATATGCACAGAAGAATTAA
- the ala gene encoding alanine dehydrogenase → MDILWLTQSDVKSALDMPSAMEAVESGFREHGLRKVQMPPKSYLYFTKHNGDLRTMPSFLEGQDIAGVKIVNVHPDNREKGLPTVMAVIVLNSTETGAPLAIMDGTYLTDMRTGAAGGVAVKYLARQDSRVVGMVGTGDQARTQLLALSQFMDIEEVRITCRNMNSCAGFEKDMAPVVNCDFVRTGSIKEVCRCDVLVTTTPVRSPIVRSEWVSEGTHINAIGADAVGKQELESALLRRAKVVVDDIIQASHSGEVNVPISSGTFSEADIYAELGEVIAGIKPGRRSHEEITIFDSTGLAVQDLVTADMVYRKALEKGIGKRLELF, encoded by the coding sequence ATGGATATATTATGGCTGACCCAGTCTGATGTAAAAAGCGCCCTTGATATGCCTTCTGCAATGGAGGCAGTTGAATCCGGGTTCAGAGAGCATGGTCTCAGGAAAGTGCAGATGCCACCAAAATCCTATCTCTATTTCACGAAGCACAACGGCGACCTGCGGACCATGCCATCTTTTCTTGAAGGGCAGGACATAGCTGGTGTCAAGATAGTGAACGTGCACCCGGACAACAGGGAAAAGGGCCTCCCTACTGTCATGGCCGTAATTGTGCTCAATTCCACAGAAACCGGTGCACCTCTTGCAATAATGGACGGCACATACCTGACCGATATGCGCACGGGTGCCGCTGGCGGTGTTGCAGTAAAATACCTGGCCCGCCAGGATTCCAGGGTCGTTGGCATGGTAGGCACCGGAGACCAGGCGCGCACGCAGTTACTGGCGCTATCTCAGTTCATGGATATAGAGGAGGTCAGGATCACATGCAGGAATATGAACAGCTGCGCTGGCTTCGAGAAAGATATGGCCCCGGTGGTCAATTGCGACTTTGTCCGCACCGGCAGCATTAAAGAGGTATGCAGGTGTGACGTACTTGTAACGACCACCCCTGTCAGAAGTCCCATCGTCAGGTCCGAATGGGTCAGCGAAGGTACGCATATCAACGCCATAGGCGCCGATGCCGTAGGAAAGCAGGAGCTTGAGTCTGCGCTGCTCAGGAGAGCAAAGGTGGTCGTTGACGATATAATTCAGGCATCCCATTCAGGCGAGGTGAATGTGCCCATATCCTCGGGAACTTTCTCGGAGGCCGATATCTATGCCGAACTTGGCGAGGTTATCGCAGGCATCAAACCCGGAAGACGATCCCATGAAGAGATAACAATATTCGACTCCACGGGTCTTGCAGTACAGGATCTCGTGACTGCTGATATGGTCTACAGGAAGGCTCTGGAAAAAGGCATCGGGAAGAGGCTGGAACTGTTTTGA
- the gyrB gene encoding DNA topoisomerase (ATP-hydrolyzing) subunit B, with protein MTEKQGYDASNIQVLEGLEAVRKRPSMYIGSVDSRGLHHLVYEVVDNSIDEALAGFCTEIDVTINADGTVTVQDNGRGIPVGNLPKYNKSALEVVMTILHAGGKFDKSTYKVSGGLHGVGVSVVNALSEWLEAEVKHDGKLYYQRYERGKPHDDIMEIGESEGTGTKITFKPDGLIFETTKFAYDILVTRLRELAFLNKGIKIGISDLREEQPQQEVFEYEGGIVSFVQYLNHTRNVLHESPIYFEREKEGTVVEIAMQYTDSYAEYVYSFANNINTHEGGTHLVGFKAALTRVANDYIKQNKMAKGEDKLSGEDIREGLTAIISVKITEPQFEGQTKTKLGNSDVKGIVESMVSEGLSEYLEENPKVASTILQKALDAQRAREAAKKARELTRRKSALDISTLPGKLADCSEKDPSLSELYLVEGDSAGGSAKQGRNRRFQAILPFRGKILNVEKARLAKVLKNTEVLSLITAMGTGIGDDYNIDKARYHKVIIMTDADVDGAHIRTLILTLFFRHMKPLIDAGYIYIAQPPLYRVAKGKAEYYVYSDRELQAKLQELGDKNVSIQRYKGLGEMNPEQLWETTMNPETRTLLKVTMEDAIAADEMFSILMGDEVEPRRNFITTHARDVYNLDV; from the coding sequence ATGACAGAAAAACAGGGTTATGATGCGAGCAATATACAGGTCCTTGAAGGGCTTGAGGCTGTGCGCAAGAGACCCAGTATGTATATCGGCAGTGTCGATAGCAGGGGGCTTCACCACCTCGTCTATGAGGTAGTGGACAACAGTATCGATGAGGCACTGGCCGGATTCTGTACCGAGATAGATGTAACTATAAACGCGGACGGGACTGTGACCGTCCAGGATAACGGCAGGGGTATACCTGTAGGTAATCTCCCCAAGTACAACAAGTCAGCCCTTGAGGTTGTAATGACCATCCTGCACGCAGGAGGTAAGTTCGACAAGAGCACCTACAAGGTTTCGGGCGGTCTGCACGGTGTGGGTGTTTCCGTTGTCAACGCACTTTCCGAATGGCTTGAGGCCGAGGTCAAGCACGATGGCAAGCTGTATTACCAGCGTTATGAGCGCGGAAAGCCCCATGACGACATAATGGAGATAGGTGAGAGCGAAGGTACGGGTACCAAGATAACCTTCAAGCCCGATGGGCTGATCTTCGAGACTACGAAATTCGCCTACGATATACTTGTCACAAGGCTCCGTGAGCTTGCTTTCCTTAACAAGGGTATAAAGATCGGCATTTCTGACCTCCGGGAAGAACAGCCCCAGCAGGAAGTGTTCGAGTATGAAGGCGGCATAGTCTCATTCGTACAGTACCTGAACCACACACGTAATGTCCTGCATGAATCTCCCATCTATTTCGAGCGTGAGAAAGAGGGCACTGTAGTTGAGATCGCGATGCAGTACACTGACAGCTATGCTGAGTATGTGTATTCCTTTGCCAACAATATCAACACCCACGAAGGCGGTACCCATCTTGTGGGCTTCAAGGCGGCGCTCACCAGGGTCGCCAACGACTATATCAAGCAGAACAAGATGGCAAAGGGCGAGGACAAGCTTTCGGGAGAGGACATCCGCGAAGGCCTTACTGCTATTATCAGTGTCAAGATAACCGAACCGCAGTTCGAGGGACAGACCAAGACCAAGCTCGGGAACAGTGATGTGAAGGGTATCGTTGAGTCAATGGTCTCGGAAGGGCTTTCCGAATACCTGGAAGAGAATCCCAAGGTTGCCAGCACTATATTGCAGAAAGCACTGGACGCACAGCGTGCAAGGGAAGCCGCAAAGAAGGCCAGGGAGCTTACAAGGAGAAAGAGTGCTCTCGATATCAGCACGCTTCCGGGCAAGCTGGCAGACTGTTCCGAAAAGGACCCCTCTCTCAGTGAACTATATCTTGTGGAGGGTGACTCCGCAGGCGGCTCCGCAAAGCAGGGACGCAACCGGAGGTTCCAGGCCATATTGCCTTTCAGGGGTAAGATCCTCAACGTTGAGAAGGCACGCCTTGCAAAAGTACTGAAGAACACCGAGGTGCTTTCCCTCATAACAGCCATGGGGACCGGCATAGGAGATGACTACAACATCGACAAGGCCCGTTATCACAAGGTCATCATCATGACCGATGCGGATGTCGACGGCGCCCATATCCGCACACTGATACTGACCCTGTTCTTCAGGCACATGAAGCCCCTTATAGATGCAGGCTACATCTACATCGCACAGCCACCCCTTTATCGTGTGGCCAAGGGCAAGGCTGAGTACTATGTGTATTCGGACAGGGAGCTGCAGGCCAAACTGCAGGAGCTGGGTGACAAGAACGTAAGCATACAGCGCTACAAAGGTCTTGGAGAGATGAACCCGGAGCAGCTCTGGGAAACTACCATGAACCCGGAAACAAGAACACTGCTGAAGGTCACCATGGAAGACGCTATTGCAGCGGATGAGATGTTCTCCATACTTATGGGGGACGAGGTGGAACCACGCAGGAACTTTATTACGACACATGCAAGGGATGTCTATAATCTGGATGTGTGA
- the gyrA gene encoding DNA gyrase subunit A, with amino-acid sequence MADDTDNENVQNSGSPDEPGDETSFDIQPTETGERIVPVLIEDEMRNSFIDYAMSVIVSRALPDARDGLKPVHRRILYAMKEAGITHDKPYKKCARVVGDVLGKYHPHGDTAVYDSLVRMVQDFSLRYPLIDGQGNFGSIDGDSAAAMRYTEARMDKIADEMLLDIDKETVSTQPNYDGSLQEPVVLPAKLPNLLVNGSTGIAVGMATNMAPHNLSEVIDATLMQIDNPDVSMNELMKVIKGPDFPTGATILGSQGIRDAYETGRGRIQLRAVAEIEEMKKDKNAIIVTEIPYQVNKAKLIENIAELVRDKKIIGVSDLRDESDREGIRVVIELTRGTNPNVVLNQLYKHTQMQTTFGIINLALVDNVPRELGLKDMLRIYLEHRVDVIQKRTLFQLRKAQERAHILRGLKIALDHLDAVISLIRSSKDVETARAGLISNFGLDEIQAKAILDMRLQKLTGLERQKIEDEYNELIKLIAELEEILSSDEKKYNIIRSELLDLKERFGDERRTKIKGSVVEIDTEDLIPVEEVVVTITNSGYIKRLPVDTYSQQRRGGKGIIGMETKDEDFVTDIFIASTHDYILFFTTKGRVYWQKVYEIPEGSRQSRGKAIVNLLELGDGESVTAMIPVSEFSEDSYLFMATRMGTVKKSQLSDFSNPRKAGIIALILDDGDELVNVALTDGSKEMVMVSRHGKAIRFSETDVRPMGRSARGVRGMKLEPGDLVVSLDVVDESASLLTVTENGFGKRTEFGEYRTLHRGGQGVITIVTSLRNGPVINVKSVKDTDEIMLTSSEGIIIRIPVKDIRVQGRNTQGVKIMDVRQKDKVVGVARIRADGE; translated from the coding sequence ATGGCAGATGATACAGATAATGAGAATGTTCAGAACAGCGGTTCACCTGACGAACCGGGAGATGAGACCTCCTTTGACATCCAGCCTACGGAAACAGGCGAAAGGATAGTTCCTGTTCTCATTGAAGATGAGATGAGGAACTCTTTCATAGACTATGCGATGAGTGTTATCGTGAGCCGGGCACTGCCCGATGCGAGGGACGGCCTCAAGCCCGTGCACCGCAGGATACTGTACGCAATGAAAGAGGCAGGTATCACCCACGACAAGCCTTACAAGAAGTGTGCCCGTGTGGTGGGAGACGTGCTCGGTAAGTACCACCCCCACGGTGATACTGCGGTCTATGACTCCCTTGTGAGGATGGTGCAGGATTTCTCCCTGCGATATCCGCTCATTGACGGGCAGGGTAACTTCGGTTCCATTGACGGTGATTCGGCAGCTGCCATGCGTTACACTGAAGCACGCATGGACAAGATCGCGGATGAGATGCTCCTTGATATCGACAAGGAAACGGTGTCCACTCAGCCCAACTACGACGGTTCCCTTCAGGAGCCTGTTGTGCTTCCCGCAAAACTGCCTAACCTGCTTGTCAATGGTTCCACAGGTATAGCCGTGGGCATGGCCACAAACATGGCTCCCCATAACCTTAGCGAAGTAATTGACGCAACGCTGATGCAGATCGATAACCCGGACGTCAGCATGAATGAACTGATGAAGGTCATCAAGGGTCCGGATTTCCCCACAGGTGCTACCATCCTTGGTTCACAGGGCATAAGGGATGCATATGAGACGGGGCGCGGCAGGATACAGCTCCGGGCCGTTGCAGAGATAGAGGAGATGAAGAAGGATAAGAATGCCATAATCGTCACTGAGATACCCTACCAGGTTAACAAGGCCAAGCTCATAGAAAATATAGCAGAGCTTGTAAGGGACAAGAAGATAATAGGCGTTTCCGACCTGCGCGACGAGTCTGACCGTGAAGGCATCCGCGTGGTTATCGAACTTACCCGGGGAACCAATCCTAACGTAGTCCTGAACCAGCTTTACAAGCATACGCAGATGCAGACAACTTTCGGTATCATCAACCTGGCCCTTGTGGACAATGTTCCAAGAGAGCTGGGCCTGAAGGATATGCTGCGCATCTACCTGGAGCACCGCGTAGATGTTATCCAGAAGCGCACGCTGTTCCAGCTCAGGAAGGCCCAGGAGAGGGCCCATATCCTCAGGGGCCTCAAGATAGCCCTTGACCATCTGGATGCGGTCATAAGCCTCATCAGGTCTTCAAAGGATGTGGAAACCGCCCGGGCAGGTCTCATCAGTAACTTCGGCCTGGACGAGATACAGGCAAAAGCGATTCTTGACATGCGCCTGCAGAAGCTGACAGGACTTGAAAGGCAGAAGATAGAGGATGAATACAACGAACTCATCAAGCTCATTGCCGAGCTGGAAGAGATCCTCAGTAGTGATGAAAAGAAATACAATATCATCAGGTCCGAACTTCTCGACCTGAAGGAGCGCTTCGGTGACGAACGGAGGACCAAGATAAAGGGATCTGTTGTTGAGATTGATACCGAGGACCTGATACCTGTTGAGGAAGTGGTTGTGACCATTACCAACAGCGGCTATATCAAACGCCTTCCGGTGGATACCTATTCCCAGCAGCGCAGGGGAGGCAAAGGTATCATAGGCATGGAGACCAAGGATGAAGACTTCGTGACCGATATCTTCATAGCCTCGACCCATGACTATATCCTCTTCTTCACCACTAAGGGAAGGGTCTACTGGCAGAAGGTGTATGAGATACCAGAAGGCAGCAGGCAGTCCAGAGGCAAGGCCATAGTTAACCTGCTGGAACTGGGAGACGGCGAATCCGTCACAGCCATGATACCTGTGAGCGAGTTCTCCGAGGACAGTTACCTGTTCATGGCCACACGCATGGGCACTGTCAAGAAGAGCCAGCTGTCCGATTTCAGCAATCCCCGCAAGGCAGGCATTATAGCATTGATCCTTGATGATGGTGATGAACTGGTGAACGTGGCACTCACAGACGGCTCAAAGGAAATGGTCATGGTCTCAAGGCATGGAAAAGCTATCAGGTTCTCTGAAACGGACGTGCGTCCAATGGGCAGGAGTGCAAGGGGCGTGCGCGGAATGAAACTTGAGCCCGGGGATCTGGTCGTCAGCCTGGATGTGGTGGATGAGAGTGCATCATTGCTTACAGTCACTGAGAATGGCTTTGGTAAGCGCACTGAGTTCGGTGAATACCGAACGCTGCACAGGGGCGGCCAGGGTGTGATTACTATCGTGACCAGCCTCCGGAACGGTCCTGTGATCAACGTCAAGTCCGTCAAGGATACCGATGAGATAATGCTCACAAGTTCCGAAGGTATTATTATCCGGATACCTGTAAAGGATATACGTGTCCAGGGCAGGAACACCCAGGGCGTCAAGATAATGGACGTGCGCCAGAAAGATAAAGTGGTAGGTGTTGCGAGGATAAGAGCAGACGGGGAATAA
- the pdxS gene encoding pyridoxal 5'-phosphate synthase lyase subunit PdxS, which produces MELEKLRHGTELIKRGFAKMQKGGVIMDVTTPEQARIAEEAGAVAVMALQAVPADIRKAGGVARMADPQIIADIIDTVTIPVMAKARIGHFVEAEILQALGVDMVDESEVLTPADHKYHIEKTDFTVPFVCGARNLGEALRRINEGAAMIRTKGEAGTGDVSEAVKHMKQIMGEVRALRGMTREEMTRVAREIEAPIELVLETAQMQRLPVVNFAAGGVATPADAALMMRLGADGVFVGSGIFKAEIPEKMATAIVEAVNNYDNPEVLAEISKGIGAGMKGISVDTIPQEQVLQTRGW; this is translated from the coding sequence ATGGAACTTGAGAAATTAAGACACGGTACGGAACTTATCAAGCGCGGTTTTGCAAAGATGCAGAAAGGCGGCGTTATCATGGATGTCACAACTCCCGAGCAGGCACGTATAGCAGAGGAGGCTGGAGCAGTTGCGGTCATGGCCCTTCAGGCAGTACCCGCTGATATCAGGAAGGCCGGTGGTGTTGCAAGGATGGCAGATCCGCAGATCATTGCCGATATTATCGACACCGTAACGATCCCGGTAATGGCAAAGGCACGCATAGGACACTTTGTGGAAGCCGAGATCCTGCAGGCACTTGGTGTTGACATGGTGGACGAGTCCGAAGTGCTCACCCCTGCTGACCACAAGTACCACATCGAGAAGACCGACTTTACTGTTCCTTTCGTATGTGGTGCCAGGAACCTTGGCGAGGCCCTGCGCCGCATCAATGAGGGTGCTGCCATGATACGCACCAAGGGTGAGGCAGGTACCGGTGACGTCAGTGAGGCTGTCAAGCACATGAAGCAGATCATGGGAGAGGTACGCGCACTCAGGGGCATGACCAGGGAAGAGATGACCCGCGTGGCCCGTGAGATCGAAGCTCCCATAGAGCTTGTGCTCGAGACTGCTCAGATGCAGCGTCTGCCTGTGGTTAACTTTGCAGCAGGCGGTGTGGCCACGCCTGCAGATGCAGCCCTGATGATGCGCCTGGGTGCCGACGGTGTTTTCGTGGGCTCCGGCATATTCAAGGCGGAGATACCTGAAAAAATGGCAACAGCCATAGTAGAGGCAGTGAACAACTATGATAACCCCGAAGTGCTTGCAGAGATCTCAAAGGGCATCGGCGCCGGCATGAAGGGCATAAGTGTTGACACCATCCCCCAGGAACAGGTTCTTCAGACACGCGGATGGTAA
- the pdxT gene encoding pyridoxal 5'-phosphate synthase glutaminase subunit PdxT gives MRIGVIAIQGDVSEHVDALARALEERGRPADIVTIKHKGIVPQCDALVLPGGESTTLGRLLIREGIADEIRQMHRSGKPIMGTCAGLILLASEGDEQVRKTHQHLLGIMDTKVNRNAFGRQRESFETELGLPFLDSPYNAVFIRAPGIVECGDGVKVLARIDDMVVAAEQGNLLALAFHPELTRDSRVHQYFLDKLF, from the coding sequence ATGCGTATTGGTGTTATCGCCATTCAGGGTGACGTCTCCGAGCATGTGGACGCTCTTGCCAGAGCGCTTGAGGAACGTGGCAGGCCTGCCGATATCGTGACAATAAAGCACAAAGGTATTGTACCGCAGTGTGATGCGCTTGTCCTTCCCGGAGGAGAGAGCACCACCCTTGGCCGCCTGCTGATCCGTGAAGGCATTGCAGACGAGATCAGGCAGATGCACCGGTCAGGAAAACCCATCATGGGCACCTGTGCAGGTCTGATCCTGCTTGCAAGCGAGGGCGACGAGCAGGTCAGAAAGACCCATCAGCATCTGCTGGGCATTATGGACACAAAGGTGAACCGCAATGCATTCGGAAGGCAGCGCGAGTCCTTTGAGACGGAACTTGGGCTTCCTTTCCTTGACTCACCTTACAACGCTGTCTTCATCAGGGCTCCGGGTATCGTAGAATGCGGGGACGGTGTAAAGGTGCTCGCCCGAATCGATGATATGGTAGTGGCAGCCGAGCAGGGTAATCTGCTGGCGCTCGCTTTCCATCCAGAACTTACCCGGGATTCAAGGGTTCACCAGTATTTCCTGGATAAGCTGTTCTGA
- a CDS encoding pyridoxamine 5'-phosphate oxidase family protein, giving the protein MVKLTDEMKAEFAKMKIFPFATASKDGVPNVIPIGMCYLQEDAETLWIVDNFFLKTMENLRANPKGAIYVWGPEINGCFQIKGDIKIIDRGEEYDEMRKIVKAKSDRFPARYLIKMKITDVFECKSGPDAGKKLL; this is encoded by the coding sequence ATGGTAAAGTTAACAGATGAGATGAAAGCAGAATTTGCAAAGATGAAGATATTCCCATTCGCAACAGCCTCAAAGGATGGCGTGCCAAACGTCATTCCTATAGGGATGTGCTATCTTCAGGAAGACGCAGAAACCCTGTGGATCGTTGACAATTTCTTCCTTAAAACCATGGAGAACCTCAGGGCAAACCCGAAGGGTGCTATCTATGTGTGGGGACCTGAGATCAACGGCTGCTTCCAGATAAAAGGTGACATCAAGATCATAGACCGCGGTGAGGAATATGATGAGATGCGCAAGATCGTAAAGGCAAAGAGTGACCGCTTCCCTGCCAGGTATCTTATAAAAATGAAGATCACAGATGTCTTTGAGTGCAAAAGCGGCCCGGATGCAGGGAAGAAACTGCTCTGA
- a CDS encoding 30S ribosomal protein S6e, whose amino-acid sequence MADFKVVVSDPKTKSYQFNVTGPEANKLIGKSIGQTVDGAIVGLPGYALKITGGSDKSGMVMRPEIPGPRRQKVLVAQGVGYSPVSSGVRRRKMMRGREIAPDIIQVNTVVVEYGDKAIEAIVGGGEAAEE is encoded by the coding sequence ATGGCAGATTTCAAAGTAGTAGTATCAGACCCGAAGACAAAATCATACCAGTTCAATGTAACAGGACCCGAGGCTAACAAGCTTATCGGAAAATCCATAGGCCAGACAGTGGACGGCGCGATCGTTGGACTTCCAGGCTATGCACTGAAGATCACAGGCGGAAGCGACAAGAGCGGCATGGTCATGAGACCTGAGATCCCCGGCCCGAGGAGACAGAAGGTCCTTGTTGCACAGGGCGTAGGTTACTCCCCTGTATCAAGTGGCGTCCGCCGCAGAAAGATGATGCGCGGAAGAGAGATCGCCCCTGACATCATACAGGTCAACACTGTTGTTGTGGAATATGGCGACAAGGCGATTGAAGCTATTGTCGGCGGCGGCGAAGCAGCAGAAGAGTGA